One window from the genome of Candidatus Methanomethylicota archaeon encodes:
- the thiI gene encoding tRNA 4-thiouridine(8) synthase ThiI, with protein MWSGILVAYGEIAIKSDFVRRSYVRKLMRNITSSLKDEGLKCNVKHKWSRIIVDVDDVERAMNILGRIFGISYYSPYIYVELSKLEDFIAQNCGELLKDAKSFAVRVRRSGKHDFSSRDLEVKLGSIIKEKTGLKVSLESPDRTVYVEVRNSDCYIYLWRRDGLRGIPLGTSGRVVCLVSGGIDSPVAAWCMMKRGCPLTILYADVKDPLRFRRFINIARRISYWHLGEDLHVYTYDHYKWLEHIRDNGGKYVCVLCKIMMYAVANKLAERLGAWAIVTGESLGQVASQTSRNLMVLNSYSNLPVVRPLIAYDKEEIVSMAKKLGFYDYAIAREGYASSSIDCWARPKRVTTMANPGNVSKLLSELDFNHFLNECVNSIKPIDLNVPL; from the coding sequence TTGTGGAGTGGTATTCTGGTTGCTTATGGTGAAATAGCCATTAAATCCGATTTTGTTAGGCGTAGTTATGTTCGTAAATTGATGAGGAATATAACTTCAAGTTTAAAGGATGAAGGTTTGAAATGTAATGTTAAGCATAAGTGGTCTAGAATTATTGTGGATGTTGATGATGTTGAGAGGGCTATGAATATTTTGGGTAGAATTTTTGGTATATCCTATTATTCCCCCTACATATATGTTGAATTATCTAAACTTGAAGATTTTATAGCTCAAAATTGCGGTGAGCTCCTTAAAGATGCTAAAAGTTTTGCTGTTAGGGTTAGGAGGAGTGGTAAGCATGATTTTAGTAGTAGAGATCTTGAAGTTAAGCTTGGATCAATTATTAAGGAGAAGACTGGGTTGAAGGTATCCTTGGAGTCTCCGGATAGAACCGTCTATGTTGAAGTTAGGAATAGTGATTGTTACATTTATTTGTGGAGGAGGGATGGTTTACGTGGAATACCATTAGGTACTTCTGGAAGGGTTGTATGCTTAGTTTCTGGGGGTATTGATTCACCTGTGGCTGCTTGGTGTATGATGAAGCGTGGATGCCCATTAACTATTCTATATGCTGATGTCAAGGATCCATTGAGGTTTAGGAGGTTCATCAACATTGCTAGGCGGATATCTTATTGGCATTTGGGTGAAGATTTACACGTGTACACCTATGATCATTATAAGTGGCTTGAGCATATTCGCGATAATGGTGGGAAGTATGTTTGCGTTTTGTGTAAGATAATGATGTATGCTGTTGCAAATAAGTTAGCTGAGAGGTTGGGGGCTTGGGCTATTGTCACCGGTGAATCTCTTGGTCAAGTTGCTTCTCAAACTTCAAGGAATTTAATGGTTTTAAATTCATATTCTAATCTTCCAGTGGTTAGGCCTTTAATTGCTTATGATAAGGAGGAGATAGTGTCTATGGCTAAGAAACTTGGATTTTATGATTATGCTATTGCAAGGGAGGGTTACGCCAGTTCAAGTATTGATTGTTGGGCTAGACCTAAACGTGTAACCACAATGGCCAATCCTGGTAATGTTTCAAAACTACTATCTGAATTGGATTTCAATCACTTTTTAAATGAATGTGTAAATTCCATTAAACCCATAGATTTAAATGTTCCACTTTGA
- a CDS encoding peroxiredoxin — translation MEYTMPLIGERFPQMEVRTTRGIIKLPDDYSGKWFVLFSHPADFTPVCTTEFVAFQKRYEQFKSLNCELIGLSIDQVFAHLKWEEWIKEKLNVEIQFPIIADNTGSISARLGMRHKQAEGTQTVRAVFIVDPKGIIRAILYYPMELGRNIDEILRMIKALQIADKGYAIPANWPNNEIIGDNVIVPPADTVDMIKKRREQEKAGEIKCIDWWLCYTKVKS, via the coding sequence ATGGAATATACTATGCCCTTAATAGGTGAAAGGTTTCCTCAAATGGAAGTGAGAACGACAAGGGGCATTATCAAGTTGCCAGACGATTATAGTGGGAAATGGTTCGTTTTATTCAGTCATCCAGCAGATTTCACACCCGTCTGCACAACGGAGTTTGTAGCTTTCCAGAAGAGATATGAGCAATTCAAAAGCCTTAACTGCGAATTGATCGGTCTTAGCATAGATCAAGTATTCGCTCATCTAAAGTGGGAGGAGTGGATAAAGGAAAAGTTGAATGTTGAAATACAATTCCCAATAATAGCAGATAATACTGGTTCAATATCCGCAAGATTGGGTATGCGGCACAAACAAGCAGAAGGAACTCAAACCGTAAGAGCAGTATTCATAGTTGATCCTAAGGGGATTATCAGGGCTATACTCTATTATCCAATGGAGCTTGGCAGGAATATTGATGAAATCCTCAGAATGATTAAAGCATTACAAATCGCCGATAAAGGATACGCCATTCCAGCAAACTGGCCAAATAATGAAATCATAGGAGACAATGTAATAGTCCCACCAGCAGATACTGTGGACATGATTAAAAAGAGGAGGGAACAGGAAAAGGCTGGCGAAATCAAGTGCATCGACTGGTGGCTATGCTATACAAAGGTAAAATCATAA
- a CDS encoding DUF5679 domain-containing protein, whose product MVEAYCVKCKAKRTMVNPEQVTLKNGRLAIRGKCPVCGTTLYRIGKL is encoded by the coding sequence TTGGTGGAAGCGTACTGTGTGAAGTGCAAAGCCAAAAGGACTATGGTGAACCCTGAGCAAGTGACTCTAAAGAATGGTAGACTGGCAATACGTGGTAAATGCCCCGTTTGCGGAACGACACTGTACAGAATTGGGAAACTATAA
- a CDS encoding helix-turn-helix domain-containing protein has protein sequence MSLSASDYDVRIDEEDKVVTVIFHNPNMTFKLIKSALMQLKSYIESDYQIKIIGYISRESSNLAAFKFALSLFGHENRIIIENKSRYHKFERRKLMEKARELRDKGLTVKQISNELKIPIKTVYRWINKYSK, from the coding sequence ATGAGTCTAAGTGCAAGCGATTATGATGTGAGAATTGATGAAGAGGATAAAGTTGTAACAGTCATATTCCATAATCCAAACATGACATTTAAATTAATAAAGTCAGCATTGATGCAACTTAAAAGCTACATTGAAAGCGATTACCAAATTAAAATTATAGGTTATATTTCCAGGGAGAGTAGCAACTTAGCTGCATTTAAGTTTGCCCTATCCCTCTTCGGCCATGAAAACAGAATAATCATTGAAAACAAATCAAGATATCATAAATTTGAAAGAAGGAAACTTATGGAAAAAGCTAGGGAGCTTAGGGATAAGGGATTAACTGTGAAGCAGATATCAAATGAATTGAAGATACCAATAAAAACAGTATATAGGTGGATCAATAAATATTCAAAATAA
- a CDS encoding sodium-translocating pyrophosphatase, translating into MMWVFFAMAIGLISITIAVSLYNYIVKQDRGTERMQFIADAIKEGAEAYLRRQNRTLFIFVAVMAVILGLVYSTLLRSVVYGLSISIAYVLGSICTTLAAYFGMKAAVEANVRTANAARGGMVKAFPIAFYGGAVMGLFVVGLSLVGISVLFYVYRFIFGWGDVESSTIVLGFSFGASSLALFAKAGGGIYTKTADISADLVGKVELGIPEDDPRNPAVIADNVGDNVGDVAGMGADLIDSYIASIVAAMIIGAELGEGILLMLPLMVASIGLLSSIIGVLVVRFSIKGNPGAALNRGSFSTWICFAILLLVTTYFSGLGQRWLGVFLPTAAGLIAGVIIGLTSDYFTSIDRPPAKKVAEASTTGAAINILTGFSYGLISIVPPVIGICVATVAAWYLSLYFNVNPFYGIAISAVGMLATVGMTISADAYGPVSDNSKGIAEQSGLGEEIIDILDKLDAAGNTTKAITKGFAIGAAALTVLALFSAYAHSVDIGVLNLMTPEVISGLILGGMMPPLLSALLILAVGRNSERMIEEIRRQFKENPGILEGKAKPDYARCVDIATRGALKELIPICSLAIIVPILTLIFLGKEALASFLAGSIVTGIIFALFMANSGGLWDNAKKYIESGAYGGKGSEAHKAAVTGDTVGDPFKDTAGPSLNTMITVMSLVAEVFAPLIILLIP; encoded by the coding sequence ATGATGTGGGTCTTCTTTGCCATGGCTATAGGTTTAATTTCAATAACTATTGCTGTCTCATTGTACAATTACATTGTTAAGCAGGATCGTGGTACTGAGAGGATGCAGTTTATTGCTGATGCCATTAAGGAGGGTGCTGAAGCCTATTTGAGGAGGCAGAATAGGACTTTATTCATTTTCGTTGCTGTGATGGCTGTAATTTTGGGTTTAGTGTATTCAACGCTTTTAAGGAGTGTAGTTTATGGTTTAAGTATCTCCATAGCGTATGTTTTGGGATCCATATGTACAACTTTAGCAGCATATTTTGGTATGAAGGCTGCTGTGGAAGCCAATGTTAGAACTGCTAATGCTGCTAGGGGTGGTATGGTTAAGGCTTTCCCAATAGCATTTTATGGTGGAGCTGTTATGGGGTTGTTTGTGGTTGGTTTATCGCTGGTGGGTATAAGTGTATTATTCTACGTATATCGTTTCATATTTGGTTGGGGTGACGTTGAATCTTCAACCATAGTTTTAGGTTTCAGTTTTGGTGCAAGTTCATTGGCTTTATTTGCAAAGGCTGGTGGTGGAATATACACTAAGACTGCCGATATTAGTGCTGATCTTGTTGGGAAAGTTGAACTTGGAATTCCTGAGGATGATCCTAGGAATCCAGCCGTAATAGCTGATAATGTTGGTGATAATGTGGGTGATGTGGCAGGTATGGGTGCTGATCTAATTGATTCCTACATAGCCAGTATAGTGGCTGCAATGATAATTGGTGCGGAGCTTGGTGAAGGCATATTGCTAATGCTTCCATTAATGGTGGCATCCATTGGTTTGCTTTCATCAATAATTGGTGTATTGGTGGTTAGATTTAGCATTAAGGGGAATCCTGGGGCAGCACTTAATAGGGGGTCCTTCTCAACATGGATTTGCTTTGCAATCCTACTACTAGTAACCACATATTTCTCCGGGCTTGGTCAGAGGTGGCTTGGAGTCTTCCTACCAACAGCCGCTGGATTAATTGCTGGAGTAATTATTGGATTGACATCAGACTACTTCACATCCATTGATAGGCCTCCAGCAAAGAAGGTTGCTGAAGCTTCAACTACTGGTGCAGCAATAAACATATTGACTGGCTTTTCATATGGTTTGATAAGTATAGTTCCACCAGTAATTGGGATTTGCGTTGCAACTGTTGCCGCTTGGTACCTATCGCTATACTTCAATGTGAACCCATTCTATGGTATAGCAATATCTGCAGTTGGTATGCTTGCCACGGTGGGTATGACCATCTCTGCAGATGCCTACGGCCCAGTATCAGATAACTCAAAGGGTATTGCTGAACAATCTGGGCTTGGAGAGGAAATCATTGATATACTAGATAAACTGGATGCTGCAGGAAACACCACTAAAGCTATAACTAAGGGGTTTGCCATAGGAGCTGCAGCACTAACTGTGCTCGCATTATTCTCTGCATATGCACATTCAGTGGACATAGGAGTATTGAATCTAATGACCCCTGAAGTAATATCTGGATTAATTCTTGGTGGAATGATGCCCCCACTACTATCAGCTCTCCTAATACTGGCTGTGGGCAGAAACTCTGAGAGGATGATTGAAGAGATAAGGAGACAGTTTAAAGAGAATCCTGGAATCCTTGAAGGTAAAGCTAAGCCTGATTATGCTAGATGCGTAGACATAGCGACTAGGGGGGCTTTAAAGGAGCTTATACCAATATGCTCCCTCGCAATAATAGTTCCAATATTGACATTAATATTCTTGGGTAAGGAGGCTCTTGCAAGCTTCCTAGCTGGAAGCATAGTCACTGGAATAATATTTGCATTGTTCATGGCTAATTCTGGAGGATTATGGGATAATGCCAAGAAGTACATAGAATCTGGAGCTTATGGTGGTAAAGGCTCTGAAGCTCATAAAGCTGCAGTTACAGGGGATACTGTTGGAGACCCATTTAAGGATACTGCAGGGCCATCCTTAAACACCATGATCACAGTAATGTCATTGGTGGCAGAAGTATTTGCACCACTCATAATTCTGTTAATACCATAA
- a CDS encoding aspartate/glutamate racemase family protein: MFRIGLLVPSSNTTMELEFWRVLPKDFSIHTARLKLRDVTVEGLELMESEIDDEALKLADADVDVILYGCTTGSLFRGVGHDKLIESRIERLTGKPAISTSGAVVSALRFLKAEKISVITPYIDELNVLEERFLVGNGFKVMDLKSLNMIRNVDIGRVSSDAIMNLFSKLDYSSSDVIFISCTNMPTLNLIDKLEEVAGIPVLSSNSASMWAVLKRLNYGFGIKGYGRLLASIGN, from the coding sequence TTGTTTAGGATTGGTTTGCTCGTTCCATCTTCAAATACAACTATGGAGTTGGAGTTTTGGAGGGTTCTTCCTAAAGATTTCTCTATTCATACGGCGCGTTTGAAGCTTAGGGATGTTACTGTTGAGGGGTTGGAGCTTATGGAGTCTGAAATTGATGATGAAGCTTTGAAGCTTGCTGATGCTGATGTCGATGTAATTTTGTATGGTTGTACTACTGGTAGCTTGTTTAGGGGGGTGGGTCATGATAAGCTTATTGAAAGTAGGATTGAAAGGCTTACTGGTAAACCTGCCATATCCACTTCTGGGGCTGTGGTTAGTGCATTGAGGTTTCTTAAGGCTGAGAAGATTTCAGTTATAACTCCATATATTGATGAGTTGAATGTTTTGGAGGAGAGGTTTCTTGTGGGGAATGGTTTTAAGGTTATGGATTTGAAGTCCTTGAATATGATTAGGAATGTTGATATAGGTAGAGTGTCCTCTGACGCCATTATGAACCTATTTTCCAAACTTGATTACTCATCGTCTGATGTCATATTTATAAGTTGTACGAATATGCCAACTTTAAATTTGATTGATAAGTTGGAGGAGGTTGCGGGTATACCAGTTTTATCCAGTAATTCTGCATCTATGTGGGCTGTCCTTAAACGTTTGAACTATGGTTTTGGAATTAAGGGTTATGGTAGACTCTTAGCTTCCATTGGAAACTAA
- a CDS encoding winged helix-turn-helix transcriptional regulator, with translation MYDEIDKNKFIKELMKLKNTLIKVQLVDGNVITGKIISIDPEYLNIILEVPTKEEEDVGEVVMIPGSSISYIKWMKKRGKKTNLEGAILRILGSEPNISKEEIAKMLNIDVKNVEKVIKNLKRKGLIDEQKDNKS, from the coding sequence TTGTATGATGAAATTGACAAAAACAAGTTTATTAAGGAATTAATGAAACTGAAGAATACACTGATAAAAGTTCAATTAGTAGATGGGAACGTTATTACAGGTAAGATCATAAGCATAGACCCAGAATACCTAAACATAATACTTGAAGTACCCACAAAAGAGGAGGAGGATGTGGGAGAGGTTGTAATGATCCCAGGATCATCAATAAGCTACATAAAATGGATGAAGAAGAGGGGGAAAAAGACAAACCTAGAAGGGGCAATACTGAGAATACTGGGAAGTGAACCAAACATATCCAAGGAAGAAATAGCAAAAATGCTAAACATAGATGTGAAAAACGTGGAGAAAGTTATTAAAAACTTGAAGAGGAAAGGACTTATAGATGAACAAAAGGACAATAAAAGCTGA
- a CDS encoding MBL fold metallo-hydrolase, protein MGIKVTPIAFESLGVRSMCTYIETRNIRILIDPGASLGFRYGKMPHPLEYRSLMETRRRMYEVAEKVDTIIITHYHTDHYTPLKMTDYLWTWTTPNEAEKLYEGKKVIIKDYKNNINLNQRRRGWILWKLLSKVECKVEIADDKVIIEGDTKIIISKPVPHGEENSKLGYVVMVEVEEADERVLFASDVQGPQTKSLTDWIISLNPNLVILSGPPTYMPNALKNVNETINNIAKIKMEIKHTILDHHILRDKKWREYFNEVREKAKNDNIIETAAEYLGVEVNALECIRDELYEREEPPAEFTKWCRSIRRHRGKEPPPI, encoded by the coding sequence ATGGGCATAAAAGTCACACCAATAGCATTTGAAAGTTTGGGAGTTAGATCAATGTGTACATACATTGAAACAAGAAACATAAGAATACTAATAGATCCTGGAGCATCCCTAGGATTTAGATATGGTAAAATGCCACATCCATTGGAATATAGAAGCCTAATGGAAACCAGAAGAAGAATGTATGAAGTAGCTGAAAAGGTGGATACAATTATAATAACACACTACCACACAGACCATTACACACCACTAAAAATGACAGATTACCTATGGACTTGGACCACACCAAATGAAGCTGAAAAATTGTATGAAGGGAAGAAGGTGATAATAAAGGATTACAAGAACAACATAAATTTAAATCAGAGGAGGAGGGGGTGGATCCTCTGGAAACTATTGAGTAAAGTTGAGTGCAAAGTTGAAATTGCAGATGATAAGGTTATTATTGAGGGGGATACCAAGATAATCATAAGCAAACCAGTACCACATGGAGAGGAAAATTCAAAACTTGGATACGTAGTAATGGTGGAAGTAGAAGAAGCAGATGAAAGGGTGCTATTCGCATCAGATGTTCAGGGACCACAAACCAAAAGTCTCACAGACTGGATAATATCGTTAAACCCAAATCTAGTGATATTGAGTGGACCCCCAACATATATGCCGAATGCATTGAAAAACGTGAACGAGACAATAAACAACATTGCAAAAATAAAAATGGAAATAAAACACACGATACTGGATCACCACATCTTAAGAGACAAAAAGTGGAGGGAATACTTCAATGAAGTAAGAGAGAAAGCCAAAAACGATAACATCATTGAAACAGCAGCAGAATATCTTGGAGTAGAAGTGAATGCATTGGAATGCATAAGAGACGAGCTATATGAGAGAGAAGAGCCACCAGCAGAATTTACAAAGTGGTGTAGATCAATCCGTAGACATCGTGGGAAAGAGCCTCCACCAATATGA
- a CDS encoding cyanophycinase has protein sequence MKLVVGGGAILDVDEIFNAITELAGGSGCRIGVIPLASESPYESWKNHSMVFEKSGAKPILVDLTLENCNVNAFSSEIVNLILSLDGVFFTGGSQDRIVKGLIVDGNETPALKAIRMLFLSGKVISGSSAGAAIMSNPMIYGGMDMDVMVGRGLGFLKDGEVIVDQHFIQRGRFPRLFEALWKTNVRIGIGVDEGTALKVVDDICEVIGRSIVILIEMKYKDSFKLSYLSRGDSINLNNFEVHVGVGKKLMEKPKDKSKGKAYSFDILNPQGFRNTIDKLYRSEEGVVEALVMRVLEDRDNEKIGYAYRFIFEKGADTAFYSEVGDEKVVSAKNINLRVERKPMKLLLG, from the coding sequence ATGAAACTTGTAGTTGGTGGTGGGGCAATACTTGATGTTGATGAAATTTTTAATGCCATTACCGAATTGGCTGGTGGTTCTGGGTGCAGGATAGGTGTAATTCCACTCGCCAGTGAATCCCCATATGAATCTTGGAAGAATCATAGCATGGTATTTGAGAAGTCTGGTGCAAAACCAATACTTGTGGATCTTACCTTGGAAAACTGTAATGTTAATGCTTTTTCATCGGAGATTGTTAATTTAATTTTAAGTTTGGATGGAGTGTTTTTCACGGGCGGCTCACAGGATAGGATAGTTAAAGGATTGATCGTTGATGGTAATGAAACCCCTGCTTTAAAAGCCATAAGAATGCTATTTTTAAGTGGTAAGGTTATTTCAGGGTCTAGTGCTGGTGCTGCGATAATGAGTAATCCAATGATATATGGGGGTATGGATATGGATGTTATGGTTGGGCGTGGTCTCGGATTTTTAAAGGATGGAGAAGTAATTGTTGATCAACACTTTATACAGAGGGGGAGGTTTCCAAGGCTTTTCGAAGCTTTATGGAAGACTAATGTTAGGATAGGTATTGGTGTGGATGAAGGTACAGCGTTAAAAGTTGTTGATGATATTTGCGAGGTTATAGGCAGATCCATTGTCATATTAATTGAAATGAAGTATAAGGATTCATTTAAATTATCCTACTTATCCCGTGGAGATAGTATAAATCTAAACAATTTTGAGGTTCATGTGGGTGTAGGTAAAAAGCTTATGGAAAAACCTAAGGATAAAAGTAAGGGTAAAGCGTATTCATTTGACATTTTAAATCCGCAGGGTTTCCGAAATACCATAGACAAATTGTATCGAAGTGAAGAGGGGGTTGTTGAGGCTCTTGTGATGAGAGTGCTTGAAGATAGGGATAATGAGAAGATTGGATATGCCTATAGATTTATATTTGAGAAGGGGGCTGACACAGCCTTCTATTCTGAAGTTGGAGATGAGAAGGTGGTGAGTGCTAAGAATATAAATTTACGTGTGGAGAGGAAGCCGATGAAATTATTGTTGGGGTGA
- a CDS encoding THUMP domain-containing protein — protein MKPSVLAFVKKAHERDAAIEILDCILPYDPNAKFRILSIPGIIVIESMLNGLEIIRILEKCFVSQAKRIIPIGDVVKPNPTEIINGIIKLAEGIKDSGAKFKIELKSYDISNTHKSIIDVIARKLITERGWIVKLKEPDITIFIHIFSDEAFISIVKRSEMWELKKYL, from the coding sequence GTGAAACCATCTGTATTAGCATTCGTGAAGAAGGCGCATGAAAGGGATGCAGCTATAGAAATATTGGATTGCATATTACCATATGATCCAAATGCAAAGTTTAGAATCTTAAGCATACCTGGCATTATAGTAATTGAATCGATGTTAAATGGTTTAGAAATTATTAGGATATTGGAAAAATGCTTTGTAAGTCAAGCTAAGAGAATTATACCAATAGGTGATGTGGTGAAGCCAAATCCCACAGAAATTATAAATGGCATTATCAAATTAGCTGAAGGAATTAAGGATAGTGGAGCTAAGTTTAAAATTGAATTGAAGAGTTATGATATTTCAAACACCCATAAATCAATCATAGATGTCATTGCAAGAAAACTGATAACGGAGAGAGGATGGATTGTGAAATTAAAAGAGCCTGACATAACAATATTCATACACATATTTAGTGATGAAGCTTTCATATCAATAGTTAAACGAAGTGAAATGTGGGAATTGAAGAAGTATTTGTGA
- a CDS encoding ORC1-type DNA replication protein: MRELSKIIEEELFKKTIFKDESKLSADYVPQNLVHRENEIRQLLNYLRCMIDSPGNITQKVLIVGPVGTGKTATSKLFGLSFSDAARRRNIKLKYVHVNCHKDRTPFLILMKIVKTLIDGFPDRGLSTQELLNIVCDRLEEEDEYLLITLDEVDYFIRVGGESSLYDLLRASEEYLNKKQRMSFILIARDQFFIPLLDRSTQSVLMSNIIRFKPYTAEQLRDILMERVKEAFYENTVSSEVIWSIAEIAAKTGDARYALELLWRAAKTADMEGRRVVTIDDVRMAASMIHPSIRGEDIDALSKHEKLVLLAITRCLRKTDQQYVNIGEVEKMYKMICEEYHVEARAHTKIWEYIQNLRNAGLIYTRVINTEPKGRTTQISLVETPLEFLEKELLKRLEGG, from the coding sequence TTGAGGGAATTGTCAAAGATAATCGAGGAAGAATTATTTAAAAAGACAATATTTAAGGATGAAAGCAAACTCTCAGCAGATTACGTCCCACAAAATCTAGTTCATAGAGAGAATGAAATAAGGCAATTGTTAAACTACCTTAGATGCATGATTGATTCGCCGGGAAATATTACACAAAAGGTTCTAATAGTGGGACCTGTGGGGACGGGTAAAACAGCCACATCAAAACTCTTCGGCTTAAGCTTCTCAGATGCAGCGAGGAGGAGGAACATTAAACTAAAATATGTTCACGTAAATTGTCATAAAGATAGAACCCCCTTCCTAATACTGATGAAGATTGTTAAGACGTTAATAGATGGATTTCCAGATAGAGGGCTTTCAACGCAAGAATTATTGAATATAGTTTGTGATAGACTTGAGGAGGAGGATGAATATCTACTTATAACCCTAGATGAAGTTGATTACTTCATTAGGGTGGGAGGGGAAAGCTCACTATACGACCTATTAAGAGCCTCAGAAGAATATCTGAATAAAAAGCAGAGGATGAGCTTCATATTAATAGCTAGGGATCAATTCTTCATACCATTACTGGATAGAAGTACACAAAGTGTTTTAATGAGCAATATAATAAGATTTAAACCATACACGGCAGAACAGTTGAGGGACATATTGATGGAGAGAGTTAAAGAAGCATTCTATGAGAATACCGTTAGCAGTGAAGTAATATGGAGCATAGCAGAAATAGCTGCAAAAACGGGGGATGCAAGATATGCACTGGAATTACTCTGGCGAGCTGCAAAAACAGCTGACATGGAGGGGAGGAGGGTAGTAACAATAGATGATGTGAGGATGGCTGCATCAATGATTCACCCAAGCATAAGAGGGGAAGATATAGATGCCCTTTCAAAACATGAGAAACTAGTATTACTAGCCATAACCAGATGCCTAAGGAAAACTGATCAACAATATGTGAATATAGGGGAAGTTGAAAAAATGTACAAAATGATATGTGAGGAATACCATGTGGAAGCGAGGGCCCACACGAAAATTTGGGAATACATACAAAACCTAAGGAACGCTGGACTAATATACACAAGAGTAATAAATACGGAACCAAAGGGTAGAACCACACAGATATCACTTGTGGAAACACCATTAGAGTTCCTTGAGAAAGAATTGTTGAAGAGGCTTGAGGGGGGATGA
- a CDS encoding winged helix-turn-helix domain-containing protein, with protein MKVNMDIEEIFASRGRTRILKTLIIEREMNISELAKRTGLSYTSVNRHLEELKKSGVIVEKRFGRIRIFKINEQNKIAKAIEEFMMKT; from the coding sequence ATGAAGGTGAACATGGACATAGAAGAAATATTTGCATCGAGGGGGAGAACCAGAATTCTGAAAACACTAATAATAGAGAGGGAGATGAACATATCCGAACTTGCAAAAAGAACAGGATTAAGCTATACCTCAGTTAACAGACACCTAGAAGAATTGAAGAAGAGTGGGGTGATAGTGGAGAAGAGATTTGGAAGGATAAGAATATTTAAAATAAACGAACAAAATAAAATTGCAAAAGCAATAGAGGAATTCATGATGAAAACATAA
- the moaC gene encoding cyclic pyranopterin monophosphate synthase MoaC: protein MCGEVKMVDITGKNISIRIATAEGEIKLKRETIEKIVKGEVEKGDVISTAKIAAIMAAKRTPEIIPLCHQIPLTNVDVEVKVLDDERIKVETTVKTEAKTGVEMEAITATAIALITIWDMVKKYEKDEKGEYPQTEINRIRVTLKSKKEISL, encoded by the coding sequence ATGTGTGGAGAAGTGAAAATGGTGGATATAACTGGTAAAAACATATCCATTAGAATAGCAACCGCTGAGGGGGAAATCAAACTTAAAAGAGAAACAATAGAGAAGATAGTTAAAGGGGAAGTGGAGAAGGGGGATGTAATTTCAACTGCAAAAATAGCTGCAATAATGGCTGCAAAAAGAACACCGGAGATAATTCCACTATGCCACCAAATCCCACTAACAAACGTAGATGTAGAAGTAAAGGTGTTGGATGATGAGAGAATAAAGGTGGAAACTACAGTGAAAACTGAAGCAAAGACTGGCGTGGAAATGGAAGCTATAACAGCCACAGCCATAGCACTAATAACCATATGGGATATGGTCAAGAAGTATGAAAAGGATGAGAAAGGGGAATATCCACAAACTGAAATTAATAGGATAAGGGTAACATTAAAAAGTAAGAAGGAGATATCACTTTAA